Genomic DNA from Mycobacteroides chelonae CCUG 47445:
ACCCACTTAGTATCCCAGGCTCGCGCTAGTTCCCCGAACCGGAACGTGCCCGCACATGCATTCGCTCTCCCTGGGGGCCGAAAATGTGCAATACCTCGACCGGTTTATCGGTTGGATTGCCGAACCAATGCGGGATATGCGTATCGAACTCGGCGGCCTCACCCGCGGGCAGAATAAGGTCCAGCTCGCCGAGCAGTAAGCGGACTTTTCCGGAGAGCACGTACATCCACTCATAGCCCTCATGGACCTTCAGGTTCGGTTCGCCCTTCGGCGAATGTGGCGGGATGATCTGCTTGTAGCACTGCACCCCACCGGGCCGACGTGACAGCGGCAGATAGACCGACCCATGTCGTTTGAACGGCTTGGGGTGGATGCGCGGGTCACCCGTGGCCGGTGCGTTCACCAGCTCGTCGAGCGGCACCTGGTGCGCCTCTGCCAACAGCAGTAGGAGCTC
This window encodes:
- a CDS encoding helix-turn-helix domain-containing protein — its product is MVGMDDQNQRLEAVLDALGPRLRALRLHRQVTLAQLSDTTGISESTLSRLESGQRRPTLELLLLLAEAHQVPLDELVNAPATGDPRIHPKPFKRHGSVYLPLSRRPGGVQCYKQIIPPHSPKGEPNLKVHEGYEWMYVLSGKVRLLLGELDLILPAGEAAEFDTHIPHWFGNPTDKPVEVLHIFGPQGERMHVRARSGSGN